TAAGGCATTACCTAAGTCGGATAGTTTCATGTATGAGCCTGTTTTATCATCAATTGCAACAGCCCGACCAGTGCCACTCAATCTGTTTTCTTCTTTATAACGCCACCCTGTTCCATGCCCCCAGATTATCAAAGCATACTTTTCAGTCAGATATTGTCTTTTAACGAATTCAATAAAATTACTTAACACATAAGGATTTGCCATATCCAACTCTGTTTTTTCGTGATTAGAGAGTCCAAGATCAGGACAATCGATTCTACGGGATACAATATGTGCACTACCCGAAATATCTTTGCAAACCTCAAAAAGTCTTGTATCTTTCCAGTCTCCATCTGTTTCATCATAACCTTCAGAACGATCCATTAAGACAAGAACATTCAGATTTTCACAATCTGCCAGTTCCATTTGATTCAAGTTCTGCAAAGCATAACTTTCTAAATCATTATCAGCAGCCATATACACCATTAGGGTAAGCTGCTTGATTATCTCAGGTTCGGACTCTGGTTCTGGTTCAGGCTCTATAATTGGTTCAGGTTCTTCGACAATCTGATTCTTATTAACAACAGTCACAATTGAAGGCTGTTCTAAACAACCCGTTAAATAAATAACTGTAAAAAACAAAAGAAATACTAAATGTTTAACTTTCATAAATATCACCTCACTTAAACGCAATAAGCCCAAGAGGATCTTTCCATACACTGCCATCCTCGTATTCGATTTCTGCAAGATACAAATAATCTACAATCAAAGGATCAGATGGTATTGCATTCATAAACTTATCCAGACTCATAATAAAATTACAGCTTTCGCCTGCATCAATATCCAATTCAGTTACAACAGAAATCTTGTTTCGACATTCATAAGCTGGTTCACCATCCTGATCAAACAGAAAGAATACAACATTGATTTTTCGGATATCCTTATCACTTTGATTTATAAGGAAAAAATCTACTCCACAAATCTCATAATCCAGAGAATCTTCTTCCATCACAAAATCACCGGAAATGACATATGGAATCGAATCAAGACAAAAAACATTACAACCTGTTAATGAAAAAAATATACCGAACAAAAAAAACTTTATTAATCTTTTCATTTTATAGCCTCCTCTAGTTTTACTGCATAGTCATTGAAAAACGCACTCTCTTCTCCTTTATATTTTTTTAATTGAGTAATAATAGTTTTCTTTTTTCTTTCCTTGTCTGCCGTAAAAAACTGGTAAGCCTTTATCAGATTTTCCTCTGGAGATTTTGATTCACAACTTATATTGCAGAGTAGTTTATACGCCTCATCTGTCTGACCTAAACGAATCATTTCATCTGCGCTTTCTAGTGCTGCTTTAAAACTTTTTGTCTGAAGACAAATAATTTTACTGCGGTCATTAAAGCTGTACGAAATCTTTGAGATATTAAGATAATTGTTCTTTTCTCCAGAAAGCAGGTATTTGTCAGATGGGACATCGTAAAAAACAAAAAGCCCATTTTCATTTGTCAACACCGGACGTTTGTAAGGAAAACTTGCATCACCAGAATGGCAGTAAACAATAAACTCCTTTACAGGCTTATTATTTTCATCAACGATAAGCCCACATAAATCTCCATTTCCCTTAAAACCTGGTTTAGAAACACAACCAGATACACACATCAGGAAACTTAAAAACATAAAACACTTTATTATTTTTTTCATTTTTCCAGCTCCTTTGTCTGAATTAATTTTTTTACTTTACCATCTTCATCTTTATAAAAAATTATGATGCTGTTATCAGGTCGTTTTATTTCTCCAAGAATCGTGTTCTTTCTAAATAAATTCTTTTCTTTGGGTTCTGCGGCAACATAATTTCCAGTTATCTGTTTTTCTTTTCCCCGGTAGAATAATTTCAAATTATCAGCAATGTTTTCCAAATCAAAAGTTGTGCCACTAAAAGAAAATTCAGTTATTGATAGTCCAGCCCTCATTTGCTGTGAACCAGTTTGAATCAGACTAATTTCAGTAACAGAACGATTGTCATCCTGTATGATTTTTGAAAGTTCCTTAAAAAGCAGTTCAGACGATTTTCCTTCAGCAAATATAAATTCAATATGATATGGAGGAGCCTTTTCTTCTTTTAGAACAGCTCCTTTTTTCAAAATAGTATTTCGAATTTCTTTATTGAAATCTGAATTTGAAAGAACAGCTTTTACAGACTTAGTATTGTTATTATTTTGCAAAATACGCTTTGACCAGGAAATCATAAATTGAGGAATTCCCTTTTCATAAATTATGGAATCTTCTATATAATTAGAAAAATCGGAAAACTATTCTGGAAAAATCCCGCTGACATTCGCTTTCAAACGTTGTGTATAGCCATCTGACTTCCATTCAAAACTGCTGATTTTCCCGTCACCGGCTCCCACTACTTCAAATAGACTCTTTATATCTATAGAAGTATCCTGGATACTCTCCAGTTTATTCTCACTCCCAGCTGAGTTTATGTTTGTAACTTCTGTATCAAAAGTGTTAGTAGAAACAGATAAGGAATTACCCGCAAGTTTACCACATAAAATTCCAGTCAGAACAATTATAATAAAAGCAATAAAACTCCATTGCGTTATTTTCCATTTCGAACTCAAGAAATATCGGTGGCGTGCTTTTAATTTATTTCCATTTTGCTTTTCATCAATAAAGAATCCTGTTCCCGAAAGAGATCTTTTTCTCTCATACTCCGCAAGTTTTTGCTTATTAATTACAAGCACATCTGAATAAACACCTTTTCTACCGATTCTCTTTAGAACTTTATCAAAGGCATATTCATCTGAGAAACAAGGATGACGTTTCTCCAATTCTGAACACAAAAATTGATTTCTTCTTTTTCCAGATAACGATGGAAAAGGAATCAATATCTCATATTTCTCATAATCATTTTTTTTAATTACATTAGTTTTTTGCTCCATTTTTACCTGCCCTAGAATGAATTCAGTCAGTCAGTTTGACTACAATAAACTTCAACAGTTTCATTAGAAATTTTCCATTTTCCGCAATAAACACAGGTCTTATTATTTTCCACTACTTCCCATTCAATATCTTCCAGCCCCCAAAGCTCTCTACAACTTTCTTTCCACTCTTCCAGAGAAGCATAACCTTTTCCGTGGCACGTATTGTAAAAACTCTCTGAAACAAATATTAAAGAATCTGTTTTTTTCCTAAGTTCATCTGCCTTTTTATCTATCTTTAAGAACTCACACATAAAGCCTGATAAAACAGACGAAAAGAGAACAAGAATTACAGCAACGGAAAATACTTCTATAAGCCGCATTTTAATAACCAGAAATAATGCTCCATTCTTTCTGATTCTTTTCCTGTATATAGGAAAGAGTCTTTGAATATTTCTTTTCATAAAATTTAATCTTTGTCCGTTTTTCTGCAGTCATTCCACAAATAACAAAAGTAATTGTCATTAGTCCCATCAGGCAAAGAAGAAGAATAGATTTACTTCCATGAGCAGATATCATCTGTGCCTCCTGTTGTACTTTGTCCGGCACCGGAATCTTCTTTACCATCCGGTCCGAATGAGATAAGTATAAAGGGCAGTTTCGAAGGAACCTCTGACGGCATAACGGAACTTTCAGCGCTGAGATACTTATAATCGGTTCCCCACGGATCATTGCATGGTTCACGTTCAAGGTATGGGCCATCCCAGTTTTCTGGTATCGGATACAAAACTGGTTTTTCCCATAAGGCTGAGAGTCCCTGTTCTGAGGTCGGGTATCTTCCGCAATCAAGGAAATAGGTTTGGAGTGCGCTGCTGAATTGTTCAATTTGATTTCTTGCTGCAGTTTTTTTCGCGACGGAAATAATCTTTGATGCCGAGAATACGCTCCCTGCTGTAAGTACCGCGCCGATTGCAATGACGGCCACAGTTTCGACATAGGTAAAGCCTTCTGAACGTTTTTTAAATCCATAACAAAACCTCCTGAGATTTTTGTAAATAGTTTTTTTATTCATTTTCAAACCTCCCGTTTACATAAATGCGATATTATTGATAAGCGGCATAAAGAATGTCATCAGAAGTACAAGAATAAAGCCACCTGTGATAACTATAAAAAGCGGTTCAATCAATGAAATACAGATATTCCGGCTTCGTTCTTTTTCTTCTTCCAGATAGCCTGCAATTTTTCTAAAGAGATCTTCTTTACTGCCACCAGTATCTGCATAATAAAATGCTTCCTGAAGTTTTGAATTATAGAAGCCTTTATATTCATCTGAAGGTAAAAACGCATTCTGCAGATTCATTCCATACAAAAGTTTAATGCGCGCATTTTCAAAAAATTTACCGATTCTACTCGAAGGGCCAGCTATCTGAATTGCACAGCCAACAGCCACAGATAGTTCAATTCCATTTCGAAGCAAGAAATCAACAGCCGTAAAAGCTTCAAATAATCTGCTCTCGCCAAGCATTTTTATAATCACAAAAATAAGAAACATACAGACTGTAAACAATCCAAGAACATATTTCATAAGCACCTGAAAATCTGCAGTCTTTGTATAAAGTCCAATAAATATTGTTGCTGCAACTGAAACCGTAACTACAAAGATGGGATATACCAAAGCACCTTCTATTTTCTTTCTGCACTCTGCTTCGCGTTCAAGTTTCTGTTTCAGAAAGGAAAGTGTTGATTTCAAATCTCCGTTCTTTTCTGCAATACTGATAAAGGAAATATAAACAGGATCAAAGGTACAGTCTTTGCAAACTTTTAATGCATTTGAAAAAAGGCTCCCATTTTCAAGCGCTGCATAAATTGAGGCTGCAGCTCTGCTGACACGATCCTTTCTCGGCTTCGCACGCATGATTAATAGGCTTTGAGTCAGTGTAAGCCCTTGTTTGATAAAAAGCTCATACAATGCCTTTGTGAATTCCAGCATCCTCACGCCCCCTGGTATAAAATGGAATTATTGATTTCTTCTTTCCTTTACTTCGTTTTGACTGTGCCTTAAAAAGTTTCATTGTTTCACAAAGTATTTCGCTGTAATTGGTAAAATGTTCGACATACTTTTCCAGCTGTTCTTCAGAGTTTGCTGTAATTGCCCTTTCACCAAAGTTTTCAGAAGGAATTGCAATATCAGCATATAACCTCATTTTTCCACCAAGCTCATTCAACTGCTGGCAGATTATTCCCCGCAAAACCTGACATAACAGATTTCTTTGAATCCCCAGATTTTCAAGTCTGAATATAGATTCAGCAGCGCCTCCAGAATGAAGTGTTGCAAAAACAAGATGCCCGGTTAGAGACGCTCTTAAAGCAGTTGCAGCACTTTCTTCATCACGAATCTCACCAATCATAATTACATCAGGATCCTGTCTGAAAAGATGATTTATTGCTTCAGAAAAACCATTCCGTTCATCTATCTTTACCTGTGTTACGCCTGGTATTACATATTCAGGTGGATCTTCAAGACTTATTATTTTCAGAGTTCCTGAAGTACGTTTTTCAATTTCAACAAGAAGAGCTGCAACAGATGTTGATTTTCCTGAACCAGTTGGTCCACATACCAGAACAAGACCATTTGGCAATGAAATCAAACCATTCTCACCACAAAGCTTTTCAAGCTGTAAGGAATTGAATCCCAGTTCGCCCAAAGTCAGTGGTATTCGTGAAGTATCTAAAAGTCTCATGACTATTGATTCTTCACATACCTTCCCACCTCCAACAACAGCCATAGCAGATACTCTTATGAAGAACGGATTTTTATTCCCGTAAATAAACTGTCCGTCCTGACAACATCTGTTATCAATTACATTCATTCCGGCAAGTAATTTAATGCGCTGAATAAGCTCCGCACTTTTTTCACTCTGAAGTTCAATATACTTTTCCAGTCGTCCATTTATTCTTAAGCGGACACAACTTTTTTCAATATGAATATCCGTAGCATTGCGAAGCCTTGCTTCATTCAACAGGCTGTCCAACAGCAAAACAGCAGCAGCTTCTTTCTGATTTTTAGCTTCCTCAGAATCAGATGCATCTTTTACTAATCCAAACTCACCTGCCCTATAAAGTTTCGAAACACATTTTCTAAGCTGACTTCTGGTACCATTTTCAAAATCAATTTTTATCAGGCGATGAAACTGTTCCGGACAATCCTTCAACTGTCTGATATTTGCAATATGATTTTCGAATGCTCTCGAAAGGCGTCCGCATAAAACTGCATCATTTTTATTTTCAACAAGAAAACGAATACTCGCACCGTTCTGTTCCAGCACAGCAGCCCCATTGTAAAGACAGTAAGCAGGAGTAAGATTAAACTCATAATTTCTGTTCATCACCTGTCTCCTTTGAAAATTTTCCCTCAGAATAATCAGCTAAAAGATTCCATAAAGATTCTTTCGCCCATGCTAAATCCTCAGTTCCATTCCCAGCATCCTCAAAAGCCTCACCTCCGGTAATATGCGGAACAAGATAAATTACCATCTGCATTTTTTCCTGAATTGAGTTTTTATTCTTAAAAAGATTTCCAATAATTGGGATTTTAGAAATCAGTGGACTTCGTTTTTGCTGCTCACTTTCTGCAGTCTGGACGAGCCCACTCAAAACAACCGGTTCTCCGCTTTTACTGCAAACTTCAGTAGTAACAAGTTTTTCGGAAGTTGGAGGAGGATTACCCGTGAGCCCTGAAGTATCATTTCCTCTGCGGGATACAGAAGCCGTAACCTTACTTGTGATCATTCCGTCACCGCTTACCCAGCCAAGAACATCAAGTTTTATACCTGATGCAATCTCTCTTGTTACTCCAGAGTAAATCGGCTTTCCGGTTTCCGGGTCTACATTATTATCCCGATACCTGTAAGTATTCGTATTCTCAAAATGTATTTCCCGACCTGAAACACCATGCAAGGTTGTATCCGCATAAACCCGGGCCTTATTTTCTTCGATTGATCCCTGAAGTTCTGCAGCAAAAGTTAAACCAAAGGCTGTTACTACATTAAGATTAAAGCCCATCACAGAACCGAGTACTGCAGAAACACCGTTCCTGTCTCCTACAGTAAGACGTTTTACTCCAAAGGAAGAGGTCCAGTTATTTTGAACAGTCTCGTCATACTGCAAAATCAAAAGATCATAACTAAGACGAACAGCAGGCTTATCACAAACCTCAAGCTGTTCACACAAAACTTTATAGGCTTCTTCTGTTCCCTTAAAATATAGCCGTGCAGAATCATCTGCCATAAAAAGAGAAGAACGTTCTACTGCAGGCGGTAAATGCTCCAGGAATTCTGACGGCTTAAGATATTTAAGATTAACTACATAAGTTGAAAGCTTAATATCTGCCTCGGACATTAACTCCTCAATGGCAGCAGTCTCTGATTCACTTGCATAACACAGAAAAGAGAATTCATCTGGAAGCGGAAGTATTTCCAGTTTTCCAACACGCTTATACACAAAGGTTAAAAAATCCTGAGACTTAGTAAAACGGAGAGTAAATTTACGCCAGGTGCGTTTTCCGCTTATAAGCTCTTCACGGACAGAAGGCTTTGCAAAAATGTAATAGATGCCGTTTTCATAAACAAAGTCAAATCCGCACTGCGAACAAAGAATACTCAGAGTATCTTTAAAATCCGATCCGACAAAAACAGACCTCTGAATTTTACTTTCACCATCAGAAAGCAGACAATAACTTTCATTTTCAAACAATCTGTTCAAAATCACAGAAAAACTGCAATCTTCTACATCAACAGAAACAGCCCCACTTTCAAGCATTTCGATTTTTACCATTCCTGAAAAAACATCATTACGCAACACGCCATTGCCACGTACATCAGTCTTTTTCACAAAATGATATCCAGCATCATCCTGTACAACGTCATAAACACCAAAACGTTTTGCAAGACAATCCATTAAGACAGTTTCATCAACTCCCTTAAAGCACACCGAAATCCTTTGCGCCGGTAACGTCTCAAACGTTACAACCTTATCCATTACCTCAGACAGCTTTTCAATAATCTGCACTGGAAGCAAATCATACGCTTCAACAGAAAACAATCCATTTTCCACCGAAACCTGAATTCTGCTCACAGTCCATATACTGCCATCACGTTTCACAAACAATCTGTTAGTTCTCAGAAAAGACTCAAAAGCTAAATCAAAGTTACCGCCTGCAAATTTCAAATCGCCCTTACCACTAACAGTGTCATCAGGAACAATCGAAATTCCAGTATCCATCGACACCGCAAACAAGATGTCTTTAATCTCACAATCCGCAAAATCCCAGCTGAAGCCTGTACTCTGCGCAACCACAGCATGACAGAAAGCCAGCACAACAACAAAAAACAGCAGACCCTTTTTCATCCGCCCGGAAAACTTAACAAACGCCCGTCTCAAGATATTTAACCTCCACCTATAAATTAGGTGTGATAGAACTTTTTTGACCAATTTTTCAAAAAAAACTTAAAAAAAAGCATTATTTAATGCATTTTTTTCCAAAAACTTGCACTCTTAGCCTAAATTCAGTAAAATTATATTTATCAGTTTGATATTTTAATCTGTTATTCAGGAGGCACACTTATGGACAGCGGCTCGAGTTATCCCATACGTTCATTAATTTCTAATACAAGCCTCCTGACAAATCACGCATAAAAATCACACAAAAGTCATCGAGGCCTCATAAAAATTTTTAACGAGGTTAACTATGATTACATATTGGCAGCAGATTGATGGCCAGTTCTCTAAGACCAAAAAAGATGAAATAAATACAAAGCTTCCTCTTTGGGTAGACGCACGTAATGTTACACGTGATGAGACTACATTCCTTCAGGAAGAGTATCAGATTGAGCAGGATCATATTCTGGATATTCTTGACCCGGATGAGCTTTCACGAATTGAAGACGGTGATTCAGGATACATTCTTACAATCGTCCGGGTTCCGTTCTACGACCCCGCAGCTGAAACGCCATATTTCACCGGGCCGGTCGGCATCATAATTAAAGGAAAAACAATCATCACAATCTGCTGGACAGACTGTGAAGTGCTTAAAGACTTTGGCTCTAACAGAGTCCGCAATGTCCGATTAAACGACTTCCCGTCTTTCATCGTACACATTATTAACCGCGCCAACTTAAACTTCCTGCGTTACCTTAAGGAAATCAACCGCCGTTCTACAAGCATTCAGAACGAAATGAGACTTGAGATTGAAAACAAAGAAATCATCCTCATGCTTGGACTCGAAAAATCTCTTGTTTACTTTACAACTTCCCTCAAGAGTAATTCACTTTTGCTGATGAAGATGAAAGGTACCCGTCTTATTAAGTTTGATGAAGATGACCTTGATTTTGTTGAAGGAGTTACAATCGATAACCGCCAGGCTATTGAAATGGCCGACACCTATTCGAACATTCTTTTTGGTGTAATGGATGCCTACTCTTCCGTAATCTCAAATAACCTGAACGTCGTAATGAAAAAGCTCGCAATCATCAACCTGGTTATGATGGCTCCAACCTTTGTAACAAGCTTCTTTGGAATGAACTTTAAACTGCCATTTGATGATCTGCCGGGCTACATTCCTGTTCTGATTGCAACTGTGATTTGTCTTGTTTCGGTATTCCTCTGCAGCTGGATGCTCAACTGGAACAAAGAAACTGTCGGTGCCATCAAAAAAGCAAAACAGATGAATAGAAAGCAGAAGCAGAAACTTAAGGCAGAGACAAAGAAAATTAAAAAGCAGGAAAAAAGATTAAGTTAACGGGCTGTACAGCAAATCCTGAAGCCCATGTAATTATAGCATTCGTTAGGATCGTAGCTGTAGCGGTCGCCGGCATAGAGGAACATTGTATACTCTGACCAGCTGCCGCCGCGGCTTACTCTTTCAAAGCCCACAGAAGGTCCGTGCGGATTATCAGAAGTATAGTCTTCAAACCAGTCCCAGCAGAATTCAATAACATTACCGCTCATATCAAAAAGGCCTGCAGCATTTGCATTACCGCTAGCAGGATATGACTGCTCACCAGGATCAAATGGTACACCCGCAGTTCCTACATTATGAGAACTCGAAGCATTTTCACTTGTCCAGGCATATAAAAGCCCTTCTTCATATTCAGCAGAAATCTGTCCGCTAATCAGGTCGCCACGCTGAAAACCTTCTCTGGTTCTTCTAGCAGCATATTCCCATTCAGCTTCACTTGGCAGACGATAACCATTACAGTTCCAGTTACAGACACACAAATCACACGCTGCAGTATCTGCTGAATCTCGGATAACTTCACCATTATAAGTATAACAAGGCTCTTTACCGCGAACCTCACTCAAAGCATTACACCAGACAACAGCATCATACCAGTTAATCATGGTAACAGGCTGAGCATAATTATCATCAGTAGGTGCAGCACCTCGTTTTCCATTCGAACCAGCCTGTCCTGGATTTGCAAAGTTATACCCGATTTTTTCAGCCTTCATACGAACCGAATGCCACAATGTATATGTAGTTTCAAATTTATTGATTGAGAAAGGAAGGAGTTCACGTTCAGCAGTGTAAGCCTGAGTATCCTCACCAATAGTATATGAAAGATTTGAGCGGAAGGTAACAAGACTTATGTGCGAAAATGAAGTCTGAGCAAAACTGCCTGCAGCCATTAAAAAAGCGGATATAAAAAATACAGCAATCTTAAAGTTTTTTCGCACTACTCGCCCCCTTTACCTCAAACTAGAGTTTACACATTTCAGAAGAAACAACCTTCCAGCCGTCACCTTCTTTAGCAACCTCAAGCCATGCATAAGTTTCTTTTTCTCCAAGGCTGCCAGGATTGATTACAACAGTATCACCGATTTTTTCAATTCCAGCACCTTCATGAATATGACCACAAACAACAGCAAGCGGCTTATGCTCTTTAATGAAGTCAGTAAACTTCTGGCTTCCTGCATGGTGCTCACCGTCAAAAGAATCAAGCTTATCTGCAACCGGTGGATTATGACTTACGAGAATAAGACTCTGCCACAAACTTTCATCCCCGCTCTGTTCAACCGAGTTCAGAACAATATCAAAATCAGAAAGAACCTCATCTTCAGTTCTTTCAAATTCAGTTTTTCCGGTAAATATAGTTCCACCACCGCTACCAGCAAAACCAAGACCTTCATGGAACACAAGAGCCTTTTCTACACAGATATCCTGATTCTCCAGTTCTTCCATAAAATCTTCATTATCGCAGTTTCCAAGAACAGCAAAAATTGTATCGTGTTTAGCACAAAGTTTTTCAAGCGCAGCCTTTCCAGTTTTTGGCTTAAAGCATTCAGCAAAGTCACCGCCAAATACAACAGCATCAGCCTGCTCAAAAAGAGAATCCATCTTATCC
The Treponema bryantii DNA segment above includes these coding regions:
- a CDS encoding type II secretion system protein GspG, with translation MNKKTIYKNLRRFCYGFKKRSEGFTYVETVAVIAIGAVLTAGSVFSASKIISVAKKTAARNQIEQFSSALQTYFLDCGRYPTSEQGLSALWEKPVLYPIPENWDGPYLEREPCNDPWGTDYKYLSAESSVMPSEVPSKLPFILISFGPDGKEDSGAGQSTTGGTDDICSWK
- a CDS encoding type II secretion system F family protein, whose translation is MLEFTKALYELFIKQGLTLTQSLLIMRAKPRKDRVSRAAASIYAALENGSLFSNALKVCKDCTFDPVYISFISIAEKNGDLKSTLSFLKQKLEREAECRKKIEGALVYPIFVVTVSVAATIFIGLYTKTADFQVLMKYVLGLFTVCMFLIFVIIKMLGESRLFEAFTAVDFLLRNGIELSVAVGCAIQIAGPSSRIGKFFENARIKLLYGMNLQNAFLPSDEYKGFYNSKLQEAFYYADTGGSKEDLFRKIAGYLEEEKERSRNICISLIEPLFIVITGGFILVLLMTFFMPLINNIAFM
- a CDS encoding GspE/PulE family protein codes for the protein MNRNYEFNLTPAYCLYNGAAVLEQNGASIRFLVENKNDAVLCGRLSRAFENHIANIRQLKDCPEQFHRLIKIDFENGTRSQLRKCVSKLYRAGEFGLVKDASDSEEAKNQKEAAAVLLLDSLLNEARLRNATDIHIEKSCVRLRINGRLEKYIELQSEKSAELIQRIKLLAGMNVIDNRCCQDGQFIYGNKNPFFIRVSAMAVVGGGKVCEESIVMRLLDTSRIPLTLGELGFNSLQLEKLCGENGLISLPNGLVLVCGPTGSGKSTSVAALLVEIEKRTSGTLKIISLEDPPEYVIPGVTQVKIDERNGFSEAINHLFRQDPDVIMIGEIRDEESAATALRASLTGHLVFATLHSGGAAESIFRLENLGIQRNLLCQVLRGIICQQLNELGGKMRLYADIAIPSENFGERAITANSEEQLEKYVEHFTNYSEILCETMKLFKAQSKRSKGKKKSIIPFYTRGREDAGIHKGIV
- a CDS encoding magnesium transporter CorA family protein, whose translation is MITYWQQIDGQFSKTKKDEINTKLPLWVDARNVTRDETTFLQEEYQIEQDHILDILDPDELSRIEDGDSGYILTIVRVPFYDPAAETPYFTGPVGIIIKGKTIITICWTDCEVLKDFGSNRVRNVRLNDFPSFIVHIINRANLNFLRYLKEINRRSTSIQNEMRLEIENKEIILMLGLEKSLVYFTTSLKSNSLLLMKMKGTRLIKFDEDDLDFVEGVTIDNRQAIEMADTYSNILFGVMDAYSSVISNNLNVVMKKLAIINLVMMAPTFVTSFFGMNFKLPFDDLPGYIPVLIATVICLVSVFLCSWMLNWNKETVGAIKKAKQMNRKQKQKLKAETKKIKKQEKRLS
- a CDS encoding formylglycine-generating enzyme family protein, coding for MRKNFKIAVFFISAFLMAAGSFAQTSFSHISLVTFRSNLSYTIGEDTQAYTAERELLPFSINKFETTYTLWHSVRMKAEKIGYNFANPGQAGSNGKRGAAPTDDNYAQPVTMINWYDAVVWCNALSEVRGKEPCYTYNGEVIRDSADTAACDLCVCNWNCNGYRLPSEAEWEYAARRTREGFQRGDLISGQISAEYEEGLLYAWTSENASSSHNVGTAGVPFDPGEQSYPASGNANAAGLFDMSGNVIEFCWDWFEDYTSDNPHGPSVGFERVSRGGSWSEYTMFLYAGDRYSYDPNECYNYMGFRICCTAR
- a CDS encoding metallophosphoesterase family protein → MKILVISDLHAHNDVLDKMDSLFEQADAVVFGGDFAECFKPKTGKAALEKLCAKHDTIFAVLGNCDNEDFMEELENQDICVEKALVFHEGLGFAGSGGGTIFTGKTEFERTEDEVLSDFDIVLNSVEQSGDESLWQSLILVSHNPPVADKLDSFDGEHHAGSQKFTDFIKEHKPLAVVCGHIHEGAGIEKIGDTVVINPGSLGEKETYAWLEVAKEGDGWKVVSSEMCKL